One window of the Cotesia glomerata isolate CgM1 linkage group LG10, MPM_Cglom_v2.3, whole genome shotgun sequence genome contains the following:
- the LOC123273361 gene encoding uncharacterized protein LOC123273361, with amino-acid sequence MPPKKRTGENNVSKKSFTLIWWVEEGSKDIIPASKLPRKNRTIGSIVKLKWETFQKKKVELHDAKIIAFDTNYEKLNNILLDDKGNILQRINSLEDELSTTPSLFERLQSNIKSSKLPVSKVSAGPVVTNVEVIGNSMILDESQSLRNTQSKVSSSSNNREFQLIDYSKVNYDVSTIEPLDFSKANETVFSTTTADNNSTIEKSGTPGTPEKITDEQSLLEKTTGLQSTQEDITGAASTFSGETIMNDGIEVKRIEDIEAHDISIGALHTFMPNDFTEDDVRSFLKVYAGLEDAHKYQSKNNAKLCVTTQIPNDFSAPGDNKVLFNISLY; translated from the exons atgccCCCCAAAAAACGTACTGGCGAAAATAATGTGTCTAAAAAATCTTTCACTTTGATATGGTGGGTTGAAGAAGGAAGTAAAGACATAATACCAGCATCAAAGTTACCCCGTAAAAACCGTACAATCGGTTCTATAGTAAAATTGAAGTGGGAaactttccaaaaaaaaaaagtagaattaCATGatgcaaaaattattgcatTTGACA ctaATTATGAgaagttaaataatatattactcGATGATAAAGGCAATATTC ttCAAAGAATAAATAGTCTTGAAGATGAATTATCAACTACTCCATCTTTGTTTGAAAGACTTCAGTCAAACATAAAATCATCTAAATTGCCAGTTTCGAAAGTAAGTGCTGGTCCGGTTGTTACAAACGTTGAAGTGATTGGTAATTCTATGATTTTGGATGAGTCTCAATCATTACGCAATACTCAAAGCAAAGTGAGCTCTTCTTCGAACAATCGGGAATTTCAGTTGATTGACTATTCTAAAGTAAACTATGACGTGTCAACTATAGAACCACTTGATTTTTCAAAAGCCAATGAAACTGTATTTTCAACTACAACTGctgataataattcaacaaTTGAGAAATCTGGTACACCAGGTACTCCTGAAAAAATAACTGATGAACAATCTCTTCTTGAAAAAACAACTGGTTTACAATCTACACAAGAAGATATAACTGGCGCAGCATCTACCTTTTCTGGAGAAACAATTATGAATGATGGAATCGAAGTGAAGAGAATTGAAGATATTGAGGCGCATGATATTAGTATTGGAGCACTGCATACATTTATGCCTAAtgatt ttactGAAGATGATGTTCGGAGTTTTCTTAAAGTTTACGCTGGTCTTGAAGATGCACATAAGTaccaaagtaaaaataatgccAAGTTATGTGTAACTACTCag ATACCAAATGATTTTTCTGCGCCCGGAGATAACAAggttttatttaacatatctttatattaa